The segment CAAGCAATGGAAGGCATAAGCTCTACAACTCTCAGATGCTTAGCTAATCCTTTTGGACATGAAATCTGAGTTGCTTCAAAAGTTAAGCAAACTTTCAAAATTGAAAAAACCAAGTGTTTGTGTGTATGCACATGGGATCTGCTGCACAGCAAACTTGCATGGAAAccaataattttatttgtttactgCATGGCCTTGGGTGAACACCTGGCTTGACTATGTTCCCCTGCCTTTGGAAATCAGACACTGCAAGCTAAACTTAAGTGCAGTCCTGTAGTGTATAGGTGTAAACCTTTTCCTTTTATGTGCTCAATCTCATTAAGATTTTTATAAATAACGACATTGCCAGCATGTAAGTAATGGGTCCCCAAAATGAAGCCTGAATCTGAGCACTGTTAAACTTTGGAAAATGATCTGCTTTACATCTGAGCAAAATTTCGTAGCTCATGGTCATCTTTAATACACATGAACGTACACTTCCCTGTTCTTACAAGTTCTGCGATGTATCACAACCTCAGTCATCCTGTTGACGACCCAATAAGACTCCTCTTGGAGACCACCCGtgctttttttagtttttttttttaaggccctGATCCTGCAAATACTTAAGCATATGTGGAACTTTGCTTTCAAGAGTCACCCTTTGAAGTCTACTGGACTACTCCCATGAGCACAATTACATGCATTTTAAGTATGCACCAGATTTGGGCCTCAAATTGTCTAGCAAGTGGCCGCTATGAAGCCCTGTGAGGAATGGTGTCCACCTGGAGTGTGCCTGTAGCCTTAGTAGAAGGCACAGCGAGTAAAAACTTTTGGATAAAGCCAAACACAAAGTTGACTAATTATTCAATAACATATAGATTCAGTGAATTTATTAGCGAATAAAGTGTCAAATCACTCCACCGAACAACACAGATCTTAATTATGTTCTAATATAACCTTATAGTATCGTATAGTTTGAGAGTTATTAATGTAAAACTTTATATTTTAATAGAATTTTATAGATACATTATTTCTGTATAGAGTAGAGAAGTGACAAGGATAGAATATAATTGTGGACAATTATGCAGAGCAGAGCACTTGCGCTTAATAAACAGATTTGAATTATAATTTTCTGCAATATACGTAGTGTAGGTACAAATTGTAGTCATTATTGTGTATTAGGAAAGTTATTAAAATTCTTAAACTTGTTGAGGGTTTCCCCAACacctttcccagattttaatttgtttttatctaGTTCCATAAGAGAGCTCTTTAAGACAAATCAAAGGGCCTTAAATCACGTGTCTTACCCATCGAAGGACAGAGATACTCCTTCTATAATCTGGCAAGTTTTCGTAAGAACTGAAATCTGAAGGTTCTCAACAATGAATTAAAAGACTAGGTTGAAGATAATTTATGTGCTTTTTGATGGGCTCAGtttcaaaatgacaaaataacaATATTTTGTAACAGAAGGGTTAAATCTTAATCTCAGAGGTTTACAAAGCTGCTAGTCGCAGTCTCCTTAAAATTTAATATACCTCGTTAATGCTTACTTGCAAACACTGAAGGATTTTTATGATTATAATCATGTGTTACAGCACCTAGTACTGTTTCTAAGCAGCATACTAATCAGCTTAATGAGATATTACTGCACTTTTTGTTGACTAAAGCAAAATCCCTTTTATTGTTCTAAAGCTTGTCctttactttattttttcccaaaacattATCTTGTTTTATTGTACACCAGTAAATATCATACCATCATTTTTTTGTCAAATCATAAAACTATCTTTCTCATTGTAGAATGTGTAATATATTGAATATGGTTAATGGAACTGAAAGTTACAAatggatctctttttttttccctggctttTCTAATGGAAATGGGAGAGATGCATAGCGTTTCTTTTTCTATAGATTTAGAAATGTAAACAGGTGCAATTTCAGTGGAAGACAGACAAGGGAGGTGGTAAAAGCCTTTGTCCCTTCCATAATAATTACGTTTTGAAATTgtagcatattttaaaatagtaattaaTGGTTATTGGTAAACATGCAGAGTGATGAAAGTGCACGTATGATCAAAATTGTGCAGCGCTTTTCGGCATTCAATATACTTTATATTgtttttataccaattcctttgCATTATTATGAGCAGGtaaaacacaaaatgcaaattgtATGTCAGTGATTCTACGCTTGTAACTCTTCCACAGTCTGAACGTACAATATCTTCTTATTTTCAGAGATGGAGGAAGCTAGTTTGTGCCTTGGTGTTTCTTCGGCCGTGCCAGAAGCTGACGCCCATCTCAACAGCTCCATACTCAATGGGCAATATTCAATGAGCCAGAAGCTGCACCAGATCACTTCTCAGCTCAGCCATGCCTTCCCAGAGCTCCAGAACAGGCAGAATCCAGAGGAGAAGGCATCAGCACCACTAGAAGACAAAAGCCACATGTCCATAGCAAACCAGCCCATCAGCAGTCAGATGGCACTGTTGGCAAACCAGCTCAACAGAGAGGTTGATACCAGTTTGAATGGGCGTGTGGACCTTCAGCAGTTCTTAAATGGACAAAACCTAGGGATTATGTCTCAGATGAGTGATATAGAGGATGATGCCAGGAAAAACAGAAAGTACCCATGTCCCCTCTGTGGGAAACGCTTCCGGTTTAACAGCATCCTGTCGCTACACATGCGAACTCATACCGGAGAGAAACCGTTTAAGTGTCCATACTGCGACCACAGAGCAGCTCAAAAAGGCAACCTGAAGATACACCTGCGTACTCATAAGCTTGGAAACCTTGGCAAAGGTCGTGGAAGAGTTCGAGAAGAGAACAGACTTTTACATGAGCTGGAGGAGAGAGCAATTCTTCGGGACAAACAGATGAAGAGCAGCCTCTTGCAGCCACGACCTGATGTGAAAGCACAGCAGCACACCCAGCCAATGCCTCTTGCAAACTGTAACTTGTCTGTGCCACCTAATCACAGCACACCTGATATTTCAAACCCTGTTCCTTCTCCAAAGCCAGTCAGTGTCCAGGAAGAAGTTGTTGCTCAGACGGCTGGATTCAGATGCACGTTTTGCAAAGGCAAGTTTAAGAAGCGAGAAGAGCTGGACCGGCACATACGGATCCTGCACAAGCCTTACAAGTGCACCCTGTGTGACTTTGCtgcctcacaagaggaggagctGATTAGCCACGTGGAGAAGGCTCACATAACTGCAGAGTCAGCCCAGGGCCAGGGCTCCAACGGGAACGGGGAGCAAGCCACCAACGAGTTCCGTTGCGAAGTGTGTGGCCAAGTGTTTAGCCAAGCCTGGTTCTTAAAAGGCCACATGAGAAAGCACAAGGATTCCTTTGAACACTGCTGTCAGATCTGCGGGAGGCGATTCAAAGAGCCTTGGTTTCTTAAAAATCACATGAAAGTTCACCTGAATAAGTTATCTGTAAAGAACAAATCTCCTAACGATCCTGAAGTACCTGTCTCCATCAGCAGCATGTCCCAGGAAGCTCATGCAAACTTATATTCAAGATATCTGTCATGTTTGCAAAGTGGCTTTCTTCCTCCTGATAAAGTGAGTTTAAGTGAACAAAATCAAATCTATAACAAAGGAGATATGCCCATGAAAGAGAAAGAAGTCTTGGGGAAGCTCCTCTCACCCATTTCTGGCATTGGCCACAGTATTGCTGAAGGAGATAAACATTCTTTATTGGGCTGTCTCAATCTGGTACCTCCTCTGAAATCCAGCTGTATAGAAAGGTTACAAGCTGCCGCCAAGGCGGCAGAAATGGATCCAGTAAACAGCTATCAGGCCTGGCAGCTCATGGCAAGGGGAATGGCCATGGAACATGGCTTTTTGTCTAAAGAGCAGCAGATACAGCGCAGCCATGAAGACACTTTGGCAAATGCTGGAGTTATGTTTGATAAGGAGAAGCGGGAGTATGTGTTAGTAGGAGCAGATGGCTCTAAGCAGAAAATGCCTGCTGATTTGGTTCAGAGCACTAAAATGGGCAATCAGAGAGACTTGCCAAACAAACTAGACCCTTTAGAAGGCAGTAGAGATTTTTTGTCGCATGGTATGAACCCGGGACTCGATTACAACTTACAAAGTCATGGAAACATAAAAGACAAGCCAACTGAATGCCCGGACTGTGGAAGGGTTTTTAGAACATACCACCAAGTGGTTGTTCACTCCAGGGTCCACAAAAGAGAtaggaaaggagaagatgaaataaTTCAAGGTAGCCTTGATGAGCGACGTGGGTCTGGAAGTGATCAAGAGTCTCAGTCTGTCAGCAGGTCGACAACACCAGGGTCCTCTAACGTTACTGAAGAAAGTGGAGTAGGTGGGGGTCTTTCACAGACGGGGAGTGCCCAGGAGGACAGCCCACatccttcctcaccctcctcttcAGGTATGATAACTTCTTCTTCCCTCTCTGCCCTGAAGGCTTCATAGCTACATTTGAAATCACAGCAGCAAAGCAGTTTATGCATTCTCTTGTTAGGTCGTTTCCTAGCAGTCCACAGGGATGTGGTGTTATATGCCAGAACATCTGTGTTTCGGTTCCCGCTATGCCTTCGAGGTTAATTCTCGGCTCACCCTTTTCTCCCCTCCAAGGGCAGGTCTCATGGCCTTTCAGCTGTCACCTCCCCACCAGCAGCAGTGGCAGGGTCTGTACAGTCACTGATGGCAATGTCACTTCAGGGCCTCTCCCTCCAGGTTTCggaaggtgtttggttttttttcctcctcttctgttCACTGTGTCCCTCTTGCCAATCTTGCCATGTCCTCCAAGAGTGAGGAAAGATGCCTTCTTTGAGCTATAGTTCAAAGAATTGTTATAGGATTAATAGACAGCGTGTTGGCTAACCTCTCTGATTGCCCTTGTTCCCACAGCCATATCAATTACTCACCTGAGGTATGTACTTGTACCTGGCCACTGAACTGattaaaaagagattaaaaaatgcAGATTATTCACTTTTTTACAATCTTGTAACTTATGTGCACATTTTAACATGTATGAAGCCTTCCGCTTAATTCACATCTATTTGAAagtacaagaaaaacagaaattggaCTGAAACACTTTAATTGCATTGTATGTCATGTTAACTTGCTGTGTGTAAAATAGTAAAGCAGATAATATTTCATTGGGGATGTCTATAAAATATTGAGCTTCCTGGTACAATTTTTGAAGTTACTAGCCTATGACTGCTGAAATAAAATCTCCAAGTAATAACAGGTAAGATTTCTAGCCTCATCTATAGTTCCAAAGTCACTTACTAATGGATAGTAAATTGAAAGTTATATCTTCAGCCCTTTATAAAGAAAGCACCTCACTAATACTGTAATCATTCTGCAAACCTAACAACAGAGGAAATCATGCCATAACAAATACTCTGTTACTAATGGCAACATTGATTTCTGCAATCAGCCATTAAGTCTAGAAAATGAAAGACAGTTTGAGGTACCTTAAGGCATTACATTGCCCACTGTTAAAGAGCTGGTAGCAGGCTGTTGAGGGTAATTCTTTTTAGTTTTGGtagccccccctctcccccctcccagtttcaataaatattttagtATTGGAGGCAATTCACTGTTACAGTTATTAAGTATATGCcagtttatttttgttgttcttgtcatgCTTCAGTATACTCTACTCCTGAAGccaaattaatataaaaataaagtgtTAGTTTGCTGGATTATTACAAACCAGTAAAGAAATTGTTAAGACACATAAATCTGCACTCCACATTCCACAGATTCCTATAGTACTTAATGCTGTTGTTTAAATACCCATGAAACACACTGTCTACTCTTAGAGTCATAGCCTCGTTTAGAATTTATTACTGGTGAGACACATTAGAAAAGTCTATGTAGGAACAAGGGTAACAGGCGAGAGCTAATTTCATAGCATATATAGTTGTTGAGATTGTTTTAAGAGGATTGCAAATATGTCAGGATGAAGAAGATTATTTTTCTAactttcactttttaaaatccTACACACTGGCGGGTGTGGAGGGGTGGGGTGTAACACTCCTCTTTAATATAGAAAGTGTCACTTTTGTTTTGCAATGCCATAGAGCGATCAGAAATAAAAGATCTTGAAATCATTCAAATTCTGCCTGAAGCCTTCCAGGGCTGTCTGGAAAAGTTTGGAAAAAAGAGCCCCAGAGTCTGCTGAGTGAGGTTGAACTGATAGAGACTGAAGAGGATTCAAAACAATGCATGTGAAAGTTGGTGTGTTTTGAGTGCCCTGCAAACTTTAATTCCAAGTGTTCTGGTTCGTTAAATGTATTGTTGTGGGAAGTTTTTCTTGTCTTCAGAGGCAAAACATAACACTGCGGTGCTGTTCTCTCTCTGGCcactaatttaaaattatttttaacttaaGCTCCGATTTATTTAATTTGATTATTTTCACACCTGATGCATTTATATGGAcgcatataaaaataaatgcaaaatatgcACAGTAACCATGGATAGAAGCATGTTCTTTTTTACTGAAGAAAACCAGACTTTTTATAGTAATATCTGACTGTCTCCTTTAGTCAGTTACTAGTAAATCTGGGAAGGGTCTCATTGTCGTACATCCTATCATGGAAAGTGTGCGCATTTTTATAACTTCTTAATCAGATGAAAAGAGGAGAGTGTTGCATTTTACTAGAACAAAATCTAAGCATTCTTTAGtactttaaaattagattttattGCCACATTGCTGTTGGAACTTTTCATCATTATGAAGTGTGTATTTTATCACTACCTGTGAAAAACAAACCTGTATAATATaaagaaatcagatttttttttcgtATGGGAGAATTAAGTAGTCATTGAATCTTCTATTAAGAAATTACTGCAAAACACAGTTTTACAAATTTCTCAGACTGCATAACAATGTCTCAAAACTTAATTTGCATCACTTGATTCTTTTTTGTTGAAAACTGGGTCAGTAGGGCCTGAGAAACTATTTTTTCAGATCTTAACCAATGAATTCTTCTTTATAAATTGGTGCTCTTAACATGATAGTAGTTCTGAATTCATCATAAAAACCTTTTTACACAGTGCCTCTTAGAACAGATCTCCAGAAGAAGGCTTACAATGAGTGGCAGAGAAGGCTTTGTTATCTGATGTAATTCTTTGCAAAGGAGGATTGGGAATGGAGTGCCTGTTTAAAAATGTCTAGCTCAGGCTGAGAAGAAGAAAGGGTCAAGTTTGCAATCAAACAGTTATTGCAGAGATGTGTGACTGTCACTGGCTGGGCTAATGTGGTATGCAGCTGTTTGTTATGTGAGTAAAAGAATGTTTGAATCAGTGAACATGTGAAAATGACTCCAGTGAACCAGAAAATGTGTTTGTtctttagctctccaaactgctgAGAACTAAGCTTAAGATCAACTGCTAAAACTAGGACCTTTGACAAATTGAGAGGTCATATTTTCGAACAGAAATGAAGGAAACTAGTCACACAGATCATTTCCCTgtgtttttcattgttttatCTTGTTTTTTGTTTACTTCTGTGTGAAATTATGAGAGAGTCAAATAAATGTCATTTCTGTCTCCACATACAATACAAAGGGAAACCGCTGTAAAAAATATGTGCCTGCACATACTCTTCCATATGCAGACGGGGCTGTGTGCGTGGAGATGCTATCTGGATGATTCGTGTCTAAATGCAAGCACGCTGCTGAAATTAATTTTGCAGCATCACAGCCGAAACGCAGCAAAGCAGGGCTGGATGTCCAGTCTTATTTTGAGACctcttattttaaacaaaagttgTATTTATACAGGTTTTGCTTAGGAATTAATGCATGGAATAATTAAAACTTAATGTAGTAAGAAATGATACTGTTCATTATATCCAGCAGGGCAGTACCTTCTGCATTTTCCTATAATTTTGGTGTGGGGATAATTGAAGTCTTGATAGTATGAAAGGGGTAATTGAATGCACTGACCCTCCAGTTCATTAAATAAAGTAGGCCAAGTTACATGATCAATGGAAAGCAcagggattaaaaaaagaaaataaaatactgttaaATATAACCCCTTATTCTTGTATGCAACATTTAATATTGACTTTGGCATAGTTTGTTTGATCAGCTGTTTGGGAATCTTTCAGACATCTTTTGAGGGggttaaaatgagatttttttatttttttttttggaagaactTTCATTATTAAACACAGAGTTTCAGCCCATATTTATGTCCTTTGACAGAACACATAAAAAGCTTTTGTACTAGGCATCATTGCACAGGCATAGCAAAGACAGTGATATGATACTCTTTTTTCTTTATctgtctctttcttcctttcattcttcttctctctttttctttctttcatttttttctttctcttcccttctttttctttctttctcttttcagtgATAGTCATCAACTGTTCAATGTGaacaaaacaggcaaaaaaaTTTAAGTCTGAGGATTAAGATCTTCATTTTTTTGCTTGTGCATTCCAATTGTTCTTAAAATATTTGGCAATGTCAATTAGTAACTGAGCAGAGTTAGCTGATGAACACAATTTTCCACTAGACTGAGCACCCTATTGTTGTCGAGCTAACAGCAGATTTCTGAGGTCATTATCATTCCCTGGTAGCTTGGCCCAGCTGCTTCATGCTGCAAAAGCCAAACTTTATACTGGAGCTGTGGGATGGCTGCAGCAACAgggggctgggaagggaggaGTGGGAAGTTGGCGGAGGAGCTGCAGAAAGTCATTAGCGTCTGaggaaagagaaagtaaaagtttcTAGGTGTTTCGAgggaaagctgctttccagccggCTTCCTGATTCCTCCTGGCCTCTTTTACTGCCTCAAGGATCGGTTTAGTCTTTCAAATGGGGTGACTGAGGAAACAACACAAGAACATGATTTCTGTCAGTAGTCAGTCCTAAATGCAGGACTTGAACTAGCCCAGTGCCTCAGGGTTTCCTTGAGCATGTATaacgttttgctttgctttgctttgccaagCAAGAATATGGGGATAGGTGGgggaaatgctttatttttctcttcccctggCTGAAGATATTTTACCTGACAAAACAATTGCAAATATTGAGCTTGAGAATTGCAGGCAGCAAGCATTGCGAGCACCGCTTTGGCAAGTTTTCAGTCACAGAGGATGGCAAACAGAACTTTCATTGTAGAAATTCTGTTTAATACAGgcattttctctttctgcttttctttttttttttttccttttttctttttgtctttgttgGCCTCATTTGGTATCAGGTTCAGCAAGATGCAAAGCTGCACTTTTTTAAAGCTCAGCTGTTATAACTGAGCACCATATGCAGCCTTTCAATCCCTGATATGGAATACTGTACATGCTGCTCCATGTTTGTAAGAGATTTACAGAAGCTTGAGTTGTGTGTATTAAAGCTGTGTACATCTAGACATTTGGGAAAGTACTTACAGCAAATCTGCTGCGGGTGCAGGCCTATACTAATAACCTGGCAAAGAGTCAGCTTTTACTCTTACATAATGCCTTAAATTGCCATCTCTGTTGAAAGGTCAGAGTTTACTTGTGGGGATCATCACTGTGGCCCCAAATCTGTGGtgtgtgcttttttaaaatttatttttattattattatttttccttcttttccttcttcacaCTGGCTTAATTGCAGACTCATTTCCTTTTACTTCAAGACATAAAAAGCAACTTTAAGAGGCTTATTTTACAAGTAGAAACACTATAGCTAAGTATCTTTGGTAATGTTTTGACGTTATAATGTTAATTAATGATATTTGAAAGGCTAGGTTTTATTTATAGGTGCATTACTATAAATCTGGGATCAATTCCACTAACACTAGTGAAATAATAGAATTAGACTCGAGATTGCTACTGTCAGGATACGTTCCATTATGAGTAGCAGCTGCAAAAGGGCACCGTacttgaaaaataagaaaacaccTCCCTTTCGTGTCTTTGCACAACACGCGCTTTATGACCTCTGAAGGGGGACACAGTGAATTTTGTGCAAGGCAGATGTCTAAGTCCTGTCGTGAGGGAAAAGGCCACAGACTGATTCTCTTTTCTGCCTCTCGTGGCATGTTCAAGTAACATGGCCTATTGGTACTGAGAATGTGATcacaagaaaaacatatttttagtTGGTGGGAAAAAAGCCTAAATCCCGGTTTTGTGTTTAGCCCTCAG is part of the Patagioenas fasciata isolate bPatFas1 chromosome 13, bPatFas1.hap1, whole genome shotgun sequence genome and harbors:
- the ZNF536 gene encoding zinc finger protein 536 isoform X2; its protein translation is MEEASLCLGVSSAVPEADAHLNSSILNGQYSMSQKLHQITSQLSHAFPELQNRQNPEEKASAPLEDKSHMSIANQPISSQMALLANQLNREVDTSLNGRVDLQQFLNGQNLGIMSQMSDIEDDARKNRKYPCPLCGKRFRFNSILSLHMRTHTGEKPFKCPYCDHRAAQKGNLKIHLRTHKLGNLGKGRGRVREENRLLHELEERAILRDKQMKSSLLQPRPDVKAQQHTQPMPLANCNLSVPPNHSTPDISNPVPSPKPVSVQEEVVAQTAGFRCTFCKGKFKKREELDRHIRILHKPYKCTLCDFAASQEEELISHVEKAHITAESAQGQGSNGNGEQATNEFRCEVCGQVFSQAWFLKGHMRKHKDSFEHCCQICGRRFKEPWFLKNHMKVHLNKLSVKNKSPNDPEVPVSISSMSQEAHANLYSRYLSCLQSGFLPPDKVSLSEQNQIYNKGDMPMKEKEVLGKLLSPISGIGHSIAEGDKHSLLGCLNLVPPLKSSCIERLQAAAKAAEMDPVNSYQAWQLMARGMAMEHGFLSKEQQIQRSHEDTLANAGVMFDKEKREYVLVGADGSKQKMPADLVQSTKMGNQRDLPNKLDPLEGSRDFLSHGMNPGLDYNLQSHGNIKDKPTECPDCGRVFRTYHQVVVHSRVHKRDRKGEDEIIQGSLDERRGSGSDQESQSVSRSTTPGSSNVTEESGVGGGLSQTGSAQEDSPHPSSPSSSDIGEEAGRSAGVQQPALLRDRSLGSAMKDCPYCGKTFRTSHHLKVHLRIHTGEKPYKCPHCDYAGTQSASLKYHLERHHRERQNGAGPLSGQAASQEHKDETSSKSSVFIRPDILRGAFKGLPGVDFRSGMVSQQWTSGMLSSGDQQGQAAGMSSEVSSENMKGSDIPSKGTHFSELGRAYQNMVGNGVNFQGSLQAFMDSFVLSSLKKEKEMKDKALSDPLSAKGLGSDGGEEKINSKSSQRKTEKSQYEPLDLSVRPDAASLPGSSVTVQDNIAWHGCLFCSFTTSSMELMALHLQANHLGKAKRKDSIIGNNKDQSREASASVNKVNLLSSSVQSSKEAVVSNMLSQLDSASEKMTQGQNKETLGEQKSTGWPSHMESTFCNFTTDFYKQFGVYPGVIGTGTQNSCTSNESEIKTQSEDDPNILLSDSVNKNATDDLSDIASSEDMESSKEENIEDEDIDTEPDIVNKQLSALNKESSEGGDNMQSAVTSQPTQGLVSPLPQASEKQWHGQNLLSSHDTAQGVMKPEQVQGPQVLEKQMNMLSVLRAYSSDGLAAFNGLASSTATSGCIKRPDLCGHRPFQCRYCPYSASQKGNLKTHVLCVHRMPFDNSQYPDRRFKRSRVDSEASGNLEEPAAVKAGSSAELAEEGGKAQE